One genomic segment of Halalkalicoccus tibetensis includes these proteins:
- the lysS gene encoding lysine--tRNA ligase produces MSDSTDRGSSAGAETDANPYTLHDDGEDGGERGFVFWADEMADEVERRDPDEPVVIKGGISPSGVPHIGNVNEIMRGYFVAEVLRERGHEIRQVFTADDKDRLRGLPRKLADLDGNIVDLGDVNAGALGRNLGKPYTAIPDPFGCCDSYGDHFSTLIGRSADLLEVPIEIESNTAMYADGEFEESTRYLLENRERAREVLAEYQDGVDEEYVPFLAECSECGHLTDRITGVDLESNTVEYECVDVEAGEQVIDGCGHEGSAGLGEGKLPWRFEWVAQWKALGVDFEPFGKDHAEGSWPSGQDIARNVFGFEPPVPMVYEWFTLDGEAFSSSAGNVMLVSEVLELIEPEVLRYFFAKDPSRARDFDVERIDLLVDEFDRLERIYFGEEEADERERARAERVYPLCVGEVPEERIRLPYTFAAVLGMTDDPDLREEIARREGHIPEDASRETVEDALARVELARNWARETGNEYDYDLKRTELPEVEVDEDTERALAELAEFVEAGHTPEEIQGEIYEAAKRNDVPVGDFFTTGYRLFFDQEQGPKLGSFLGKLDREFVLARLRRER; encoded by the coding sequence ATGAGCGATAGCACCGATAGGGGTTCGAGCGCGGGCGCGGAAACGGACGCGAACCCCTACACGCTCCACGACGACGGCGAGGACGGTGGGGAACGCGGGTTCGTCTTCTGGGCCGACGAGATGGCCGACGAGGTCGAACGCAGGGACCCGGACGAGCCAGTCGTCATCAAGGGCGGGATCTCCCCCTCCGGGGTGCCCCACATCGGCAACGTCAACGAGATCATGCGGGGCTACTTCGTCGCCGAAGTCCTCCGCGAGCGGGGCCACGAGATCCGGCAGGTGTTCACCGCCGACGACAAGGACCGGCTCAGGGGACTGCCCCGAAAGCTGGCGGATCTGGACGGCAACATCGTGGATCTCGGCGACGTGAACGCCGGCGCGCTCGGGCGCAACCTCGGCAAGCCCTACACCGCGATCCCCGATCCCTTCGGCTGCTGTGACTCGTATGGCGACCACTTCTCGACGCTGATCGGGCGCAGCGCCGATCTCCTGGAGGTACCGATCGAGATCGAATCGAACACCGCGATGTACGCCGACGGCGAGTTCGAGGAGAGCACGCGATACCTGCTCGAGAACCGTGAGCGCGCCCGAGAGGTCCTCGCGGAGTACCAGGACGGCGTCGACGAGGAGTACGTCCCCTTCCTCGCCGAGTGTTCCGAGTGTGGACATCTGACCGACCGGATCACGGGCGTGGACCTCGAATCGAACACGGTCGAGTACGAATGTGTCGACGTCGAGGCCGGCGAACAGGTCATCGACGGCTGCGGACACGAGGGAAGCGCCGGGTTGGGGGAGGGCAAGCTCCCCTGGCGCTTCGAGTGGGTCGCCCAGTGGAAGGCCCTCGGGGTGGATTTCGAGCCCTTCGGCAAGGACCACGCGGAGGGCTCCTGGCCCAGCGGCCAGGACATCGCCCGCAACGTCTTCGGGTTCGAACCGCCGGTCCCGATGGTCTACGAGTGGTTCACCCTCGACGGCGAGGCCTTCTCCTCCTCGGCGGGCAACGTGATGCTCGTCTCGGAGGTATTGGAGCTGATCGAACCCGAGGTCCTCCGATATTTCTTCGCGAAGGATCCCAGTCGAGCACGCGACTTCGACGTCGAGCGGATCGATCTCTTGGTGGACGAGTTCGACCGGCTCGAACGGATCTACTTCGGCGAGGAGGAGGCCGACGAGCGCGAACGGGCACGCGCCGAGCGGGTCTACCCGCTCTGTGTCGGGGAGGTCCCCGAGGAGCGGATCCGGCTTCCCTACACCTTCGCCGCGGTGTTGGGCATGACCGACGATCCCGACCTGCGCGAGGAGATCGCCCGCCGCGAGGGCCACATCCCCGAGGACGCTTCGCGGGAAACCGTCGAAGACGCCCTCGCGCGCGTGGAGCTCGCGCGCAACTGGGCCCGCGAAACCGGAAACGAGTACGACTACGACCTCAAGCGGACGGAGCTGCCCGAGGTCGAGGTCGACGAGGACACCGAGCGGGCCCTCGCAGAACTGGCGGAGTTCGTCGAGGCGGGCCACACTCCCGAGGAGATCCAGGGCGAGATCTACGAGGCCGCCAAGCGAAACGACGTCCCCGTCGGCGACTTCTTCACGACGGGCTATCGCCTCTTCTTCGACCAGGAGCAGGGCCCGAAGCTCGGGAGCTTCCTGGGCAAGCTCGATCGGGAGTTCGTCCTCGCGCGGCTTCGCCGCGAGCGCTGA
- the pyrH gene encoding UMP kinase, with protein MNVVVSIGGSVLAPDLGANRVAEHAGVIRELADEGCSIGAVVGGGGVAREYIGTARDLGANEIELDTIGIDVTRLNARLLIAALGEAVVPAPVKTYEEAGEVLRDGDVCVMGGVAPAQTTDAVSAALAEYTNADLLVYATSVPGVFSADPNEDPDAERYDEITATELVDTIADIEMTAGSSAPVDLLAAKIIERSGMRTIVLDGTEPERIASAVRYGDHEGTDVVPEGVGDEPTYWAEDER; from the coding sequence ATGAACGTGGTGGTTTCTATCGGCGGCAGCGTCCTCGCGCCCGATCTGGGTGCGAACCGCGTCGCCGAGCACGCCGGCGTCATCCGGGAGCTCGCCGACGAGGGCTGTTCGATCGGCGCGGTCGTCGGCGGCGGCGGGGTCGCACGCGAGTACATCGGCACCGCCCGCGACCTCGGCGCCAACGAGATCGAGCTCGACACGATCGGGATCGACGTCACCCGGCTCAACGCCCGCCTGCTGATCGCCGCGCTGGGCGAGGCCGTGGTGCCGGCCCCCGTGAAGACCTACGAGGAGGCCGGCGAAGTCCTGCGGGACGGCGACGTCTGCGTGATGGGTGGGGTCGCGCCGGCCCAGACCACCGACGCGGTCAGCGCCGCCCTCGCGGAGTACACCAACGCCGACCTGCTCGTCTACGCGACGAGCGTCCCCGGAGTCTTCAGCGCCGATCCCAACGAGGACCCCGACGCCGAGCGCTACGACGAGATCACCGCCACCGAGCTGGTCGACACCATCGCGGACATCGAGATGACCGCGGGTTCCTCGGCGCCGGTCGACCTGCTCGCGGCGAAGATCATCGAGCGTTCGGGAATGCGAACCATCGTCCTCGACGGCACCGAACCCGAACGGATCGCCTCCGCAGTCAGGTACGGCGACCACGAGGGTACCGACGTCGTCCCGGAGGGCGTGGGCGACGAACCCACCTACTGGGCCGAGGATGAGCGATAG
- a CDS encoding molybdopterin synthase — MYVLGIVGPSDAGKTRSVERLATRLAERGRVATVKHCTHAPDVDTAGTDTDRHRGAGAATSYGLSDEGWFATGDDRTLAETLDELAPAYDYALLEGFHDAAVPQVVLGGHDHAGEALATGEDVDDVDGSAVIEALEATEPYVTLESLVREAKDSPRADRAGAIATFTGRVRAKDSADDAPTEFLEFETYEGVAEQRFATIREELEAREGVYEVLMHHRTGVIESGADIVFVVVLAGHRGEAFRTVEDGIDRLKDEVPIFKKEVTEDEQFWVHTRV, encoded by the coding sequence ATGTACGTACTCGGGATCGTCGGCCCCTCCGACGCCGGGAAGACGCGATCGGTCGAACGCCTTGCGACCCGCCTCGCCGAGCGCGGCCGGGTCGCCACGGTCAAACACTGCACCCACGCCCCGGACGTCGACACCGCCGGCACCGATACCGACCGCCATCGAGGGGCCGGCGCGGCGACCAGCTACGGGCTGAGCGACGAGGGCTGGTTCGCTACCGGCGACGACCGGACGCTCGCCGAAACGCTCGACGAGCTCGCGCCCGCCTACGACTACGCCCTCCTCGAGGGGTTTCACGACGCCGCCGTCCCCCAGGTCGTCCTGGGTGGACACGACCACGCCGGCGAGGCCCTCGCGACCGGCGAGGACGTCGACGACGTCGACGGTAGCGCGGTGATCGAGGCCCTCGAGGCGACCGAGCCCTACGTGACCCTCGAGTCGTTGGTCCGGGAGGCGAAGGACTCGCCCAGAGCGGACCGCGCGGGCGCGATCGCGACGTTCACCGGCCGGGTCCGCGCGAAGGACTCCGCCGACGACGCGCCCACCGAGTTCCTCGAGTTCGAGACCTACGAAGGGGTCGCAGAACAGCGCTTCGCGACGATCCGCGAGGAGCTCGAGGCCCGCGAAGGGGTCTACGAGGTGCTGATGCACCACCGGACGGGCGTGATCGAGTCGGGCGCGGACATCGTCTTCGTCGTCGTCCTCGCGGGCCACCGCGGGGAGGCCTTCAGGACCGTCGAGGACGGGATCGATCGCCTCAAGGACGAGGTCCCGATCTTCAAGAAGGAAGTGACCGAAGACGAACAGTTCTGGGTCCACACCCGCGTCTGA